Proteins encoded together in one Chryseobacterium sp. G0201 window:
- a CDS encoding sodium:solute symporter: MSTIDWTVLIFTLVAVVVYGVFIGRGQKSNESYLKADNKMPWYIVLIGIMATQASAITFLSAPGQAYTDGMRFVQYYFGLPLAMIVICITFIPIFQRLNVYTAYEYLENRFDKKTRVLTSLLFLFSRGLSTGISIYAPSIILSSVLNWNIYLTNVLTGGILLIYTYVGGAKAIAHTQKLQFLIILGTMAFAGYLLIQNMPNGIGFKDALYLAGKSGKLNVITTEFDWKDKYNIWSGLIGGFFLALSYFGTDQSQVGRYITAKDNTNAKMGLLLNGLVKIPMQFAILLIGALLFAFFSLKPAPIYFNERSYQHLKETQPEQASIFEKEHQNLQVKFNEESKEILQLKETQSPQLKERIEDFKNTQTQVKDLHGRVEEAINNSNYNAEKTDTNYIFLYFVKNTLPVGMIGLLFAVIFLASWGSISAALNSLAACSLKDVHLIFKKEIPDDETELKYSRLHTLAWGIFSIGVAMFATQMGSLIEAVNVLGSLFYGPILGIFLVAFYYKKVNGAIVFISAILSEIAVIAVYQFDIVSFLWLNVIGAAAVIIFSTIGLLFYKPKAVNS; encoded by the coding sequence ATGAGTACTATAGATTGGACAGTTCTTATTTTTACATTGGTTGCAGTAGTGGTTTACGGCGTATTCATCGGTCGTGGCCAAAAAAGCAACGAATCATACCTTAAAGCAGATAACAAGATGCCTTGGTACATTGTGCTGATCGGTATTATGGCTACGCAGGCTAGTGCCATCACATTTCTTTCGGCACCTGGTCAGGCGTATACAGACGGGATGCGTTTCGTTCAGTATTACTTTGGTTTGCCTTTGGCGATGATTGTTATTTGTATCACTTTCATCCCAATTTTTCAGCGCTTAAATGTTTACACGGCCTATGAATATCTGGAGAACCGTTTTGATAAAAAAACAAGGGTACTTACTTCACTGCTTTTTCTTTTTTCGAGAGGCTTATCAACAGGTATCAGCATTTACGCTCCGAGTATCATCCTGTCAAGCGTTTTAAACTGGAATATTTACTTAACCAATGTTTTAACAGGGGGTATTCTGTTGATTTATACCTATGTCGGCGGAGCAAAAGCAATCGCTCACACCCAAAAATTACAGTTTCTCATTATTCTGGGAACAATGGCTTTTGCAGGGTATTTACTTATTCAAAATATGCCGAATGGAATTGGTTTTAAAGATGCGCTTTATTTGGCAGGAAAATCCGGAAAGCTCAATGTCATCACCACAGAATTCGATTGGAAAGACAAATACAATATTTGGAGCGGGCTAATTGGTGGTTTTTTTCTGGCACTTTCTTACTTCGGTACGGATCAGAGTCAGGTTGGGAGATATATTACTGCGAAAGACAATACCAATGCAAAAATGGGCTTGCTGTTGAACGGATTGGTTAAAATTCCGATGCAATTTGCTATTCTCCTGATCGGTGCTTTGCTTTTCGCTTTCTTTTCTCTAAAACCGGCTCCGATTTATTTTAACGAACGCTCTTATCAACATCTAAAGGAAACACAACCTGAACAGGCTTCGATTTTTGAAAAAGAGCATCAGAATCTGCAAGTAAAATTTAACGAAGAATCGAAAGAAATTTTACAATTGAAAGAAACTCAATCTCCACAACTTAAAGAAAGAATAGAGGATTTTAAAAACACACAAACTCAGGTAAAAGACTTGCACGGAAGGGTAGAAGAAGCAATCAATAATTCAAACTACAACGCGGAGAAAACGGATACCAATTATATTTTCCTTTATTTCGTAAAAAATACCCTGCCTGTAGGAATGATAGGTTTACTGTTCGCCGTCATTTTTCTGGCCAGCTGGGGTTCAATTTCCGCAGCGCTGAATTCCCTTGCCGCTTGCTCATTAAAAGATGTTCATTTGATATTTAAAAAAGAAATTCCTGATGATGAAACCGAATTGAAGTACAGTCGACTGCACACTTTGGCTTGGGGTATTTTCTCAATCGGCGTAGCTATGTTTGCCACTCAGATGGGTTCCCTTATTGAAGCGGTCAATGTATTAGGTTCTCTTTTCTACGGTCCGATATTGGGGATTTTTCTTGTCGCATTTTACTATAAAAAAGTCAACGGAGCGATTGTATTTATTTCTGCAATCTTATCAGAAATTGCTGTAATTGCCGTTTATCAGTTCGATATCGTTTCTTTCCTTTGGCTAAACGTAATCGGGGCAGCGGCAGTAATTATATTTTCGACAATCGGGTTATTGTTTTATAAGCCGAAAGCAGTAAATTCGTAA
- a CDS encoding DUF2911 domain-containing protein, whose translation MKTMIKSATVLVATMAISFNAFAQETKKPASPAATATGKIKDATITIAYSSPSVKGRTIWGGLEAYGKVWRAGANEATTFETDKDITVQGKKLSAGKYSFFLIPKETGTWTAIFNKEPKQWGAYKYEEAKDALRVDVKTKALQATQETLVYKINSNGFTMDWDKISVPVEIK comes from the coding sequence ATGAAAACAATGATTAAATCTGCAACCGTACTTGTTGCAACAATGGCAATCTCCTTTAATGCATTTGCACAGGAAACTAAAAAACCAGCCAGCCCTGCGGCTACTGCAACGGGAAAAATTAAAGACGCAACCATTACAATTGCCTATAGCAGTCCTTCAGTTAAAGGGCGTACAATATGGGGTGGTTTAGAAGCTTATGGTAAAGTTTGGCGTGCGGGAGCCAATGAAGCAACGACTTTCGAAACCGATAAAGACATTACCGTTCAGGGTAAAAAGCTTTCTGCAGGTAAATATAGCTTTTTCTTAATCCCTAAAGAAACCGGAACCTGGACTGCGATTTTTAACAAGGAGCCAAAACAATGGGGCGCTTATAAATACGAAGAAGCTAAAGATGCTTTACGTGTTGATGTTAAAACAAAAGCTTTACAAGCAACACAGGAAACTTTAGTTTATAAAATAAACAGTAATGGATTTACAATGGATTGGGATAAAATCTCAGTTCCTGTAGAGATAAAATAA
- a CDS encoding MBL fold metallo-hydrolase encodes MLKFTEHTGFYFRISSLLFFNKRNDQRGGSLENRLRLSLEIVREVKKVVSEYAHNPFVIGYRISPEEMPQKIYGLPETFILMDKLIEEKIDYLHFSLLDAVHYLRNATLVIETGEKVILVDRMLGKKGTASPPFTLFRFKPQRNPIVDLPNNAIHIVEKTTHCLITHLHPDHLDKEAENFLRSKQIPIICSIKDEETLRKKGLNVSQTVNYWKESPLFDGKIQGIPAIHGYGFVAKPMGNVMGFYIELPNEKSIYLSADTIYTEDVHNVLTQLKPEISVVACGTAQLDIFQPLLMRMDDILKFVKNAPNQVIANHLEAVNHCPTTRDQLKNEISKIGLSEKIFIPNDGESRTY; translated from the coding sequence GTGTTGAAATTCACTGAGCACACGGGTTTTTACTTCAGAATTTCATCTCTCCTTTTTTTCAATAAAAGAAATGACCAAAGGGGAGGTTCTCTAGAAAATCGATTAAGACTTAGTCTGGAAATTGTTCGAGAAGTGAAAAAAGTAGTTTCAGAATATGCTCATAATCCTTTCGTAATCGGTTACAGAATTTCTCCAGAAGAAATGCCTCAAAAGATTTATGGACTTCCAGAAACATTCATTCTAATGGACAAATTGATTGAAGAAAAGATTGATTATCTACATTTTTCTTTATTGGATGCTGTACATTATTTGCGAAATGCAACTTTGGTAATTGAAACCGGAGAAAAAGTAATTTTAGTAGACCGAATGCTTGGAAAAAAAGGAACTGCTAGTCCACCATTTACCCTTTTCCGTTTTAAGCCACAACGAAATCCTATTGTAGATTTACCAAATAATGCAATTCACATAGTCGAAAAGACGACCCATTGCTTAATAACGCATTTACACCCAGACCATTTAGACAAAGAAGCAGAGAATTTTCTTCGCTCAAAACAAATTCCTATTATTTGTAGCATAAAGGACGAAGAAACATTGCGAAAAAAAGGATTAAATGTATCTCAAACAGTTAATTATTGGAAAGAAAGTCCTCTTTTTGATGGTAAAATACAAGGCATTCCAGCAATACACGGATACGGATTTGTAGCAAAACCAATGGGAAATGTAATGGGCTTTTATATTGAGTTACCAAATGAAAAGTCTATTTATTTAAGTGCTGATACTATCTATACAGAAGACGTACACAACGTTTTGACACAATTGAAACCTGAAATTTCAGTTGTGGCTTGTGGAACGGCTCAATTAGATATTTTTCAACCATTATTAATGAGAATGGACGATATTTTGAAATTTGTGAAAAATGCACCAAATCAAGTAATCGCAAATCATCTAGAAGCCGTAAATCATTGCCCGACAACACGAGATCAATTAAAAAATGAAATTTCAAAAATTGGACTTTCTGAAAAAATATTTATTCCAAATGATGGTGAAAGCAGAACATATTAA